A stretch of Anaerobiospirillum thomasii DNA encodes these proteins:
- a CDS encoding phage tail assembly protein yields MSISTTKEGLTASLSRPYTFEGQEYTSVTFNIDDNFTGGQFKQLYRKYIALRKQTDAQSLVMDRMLVTAIINNEFIDFAMCELSHLPLEFFNGLPFKDYIALSGTLQNFFTDSV; encoded by the coding sequence ATGTCCATATCTACTACTAAAGAGGGGCTCACTGCCTCTCTTTCACGCCCTTACACCTTTGAGGGCCAGGAATACACCTCTGTGACCTTTAATATTGATGATAACTTTACGGGTGGGCAGTTTAAGCAGCTCTATCGCAAGTACATAGCATTAAGGAAACAGACTGATGCGCAAAGCCTTGTCATGGATCGCATGTTAGTGACTGCAATTATTAACAATGAGTTTATTGACTTTGCAATGTGTGAACTGTCCCATCTGCCACTTGAATTTTTCAATGGACTGCCCTTTAAGGACTATATAGCCCTAAGTGGGACCTTACAAAATTTTTTCACCGATTCGGTATAG
- a CDS encoding phage major tail tube protein gives MANKYPDKTINYNVYSEQGELLGVATAELPELAYMTETLTGAGLAGEIETPVTGHFGAMSTTLNFNAIQADAIVLLSTKGNTLTLRSAQQALDMAEVSTHKTQGIKIVLKTLPKTMSLGSFEPGAKTDTSIELETPYIKIEVDGKQVLEIDKLNFKCVIGENDLLENVRANLGF, from the coding sequence AATTAATTACAACGTATATTCAGAGCAGGGCGAGCTTTTAGGCGTTGCAACAGCAGAACTGCCCGAGCTTGCATATATGACTGAGACTTTAACCGGTGCAGGTCTTGCAGGTGAGATTGAAACACCTGTGACAGGTCATTTTGGCGCCATGTCAACAACTCTTAATTTCAATGCTATTCAAGCTGATGCCATTGTTTTGCTTTCAACCAAGGGCAACACCCTGACACTGCGATCTGCACAGCAGGCACTTGATATGGCTGAGGTCAGTACTCATAAGACTCAAGGCATTAAAATTGTACTCAAGACTTTGCCAAAGACTATGAGCCTTGGAAGCTTTGAGCCAGGTGCCAAGACTGACACTTCAATTGAGTTAGAGACTCCTTATATCAAGATTGAAGTTGATGGCAAGCAGGTGCTTGAGATTGACAAGCTTAACTTTAAGTGTGTCATTGGTGAGAATGATCTTCTTGAAAATGTACGAGCTAATTTAGGATTTTAA